Proteins from a single region of Sporosarcina sp. P33:
- the arsC gene encoding arsenate reductase (thioredoxin), with translation MSKKTLYFLCTGNSCRSQMAEGWGKKILGEEWRVLSAGIEAQGVNPNAVKAMQEVNIDISNQTSNEIDQEILFAADFIVTLCGDAADKCPVTPPHIKKAHWGFDDPAKAEGTEEEKWAFFQRVRDEIGARIERFSKTGE, from the coding sequence ATGTCTAAAAAAACACTGTACTTTTTATGCACAGGCAATTCGTGCCGAAGCCAAATGGCTGAAGGCTGGGGCAAAAAGATTCTTGGTGAAGAGTGGCGGGTTCTTAGTGCAGGAATTGAAGCTCAGGGCGTAAATCCGAATGCAGTGAAAGCTATGCAAGAAGTAAACATTGACATTTCAAATCAAACTTCTAATGAGATAGACCAGGAAATTTTATTTGCTGCAGATTTTATCGTTACACTTTGCGGAGATGCTGCTGATAAGTGTCCGGTGACGCCGCCTCATATCAAAAAAGCTCATTGGGGTTTTGACGACCCTGCAAAAGCAGAAGGAACAGAAGAGGAAAAATGGGCATTCTTCCAGCGTGTACGCGATGAAAT
- a CDS encoding acyltransferase family protein — translation MNKKRLSWVDAVKGFLMILVVIGHYPGELDFPFDQYIYWFHMPAFFILSGLLFKPAAEKGLMKQSIKKRFMQLIVPYLFFLVSITLIRYGIEISSGNLDFSWYVNDLWTLAVGGRFVRGAYGVFWFITTLFFTYVIFLWMTKYFSRTKQFVILAVFYSIAHVESVFAMRVIDGTPSSASQTIPMIWNIDVALIAVVYFAFGYYMKNIWMKVSRGWLLAGLIASITAVLLDRSHVIDYHLSMKFLRYDHFILDLIIPLSFTLVIVGIFQLVASNLSLTWLQNIEKHSLTIMYLHIFTDKLLNDYITYGILGYTAFGITVPIALSVIIQNFIPHGKVLLGGFSQKRMTANRAITE, via the coding sequence ATGAATAAGAAACGTTTATCCTGGGTTGATGCCGTCAAAGGGTTTTTAATGATTCTTGTCGTTATTGGTCATTATCCTGGAGAGCTTGATTTTCCATTTGATCAGTATATCTATTGGTTTCACATGCCCGCTTTTTTTATTTTAAGCGGCTTGTTATTTAAGCCGGCTGCGGAAAAAGGTTTAATGAAACAGTCGATAAAAAAACGATTTATGCAGTTGATTGTCCCTTACTTGTTTTTCCTGGTAAGTATTACACTGATTCGCTACGGCATAGAGATTAGTTCAGGTAATCTGGATTTTTCTTGGTACGTAAATGATCTTTGGACACTTGCTGTCGGCGGACGTTTTGTGCGTGGTGCGTACGGTGTGTTCTGGTTTATAACTACACTTTTCTTTACGTATGTAATTTTCTTATGGATGACTAAATATTTTAGCCGCACGAAACAATTTGTGATATTGGCTGTCTTTTACAGTATTGCCCACGTTGAAAGCGTATTTGCGATGCGCGTCATTGACGGCACGCCATCTTCTGCGTCCCAAACGATTCCTATGATTTGGAACATAGATGTTGCACTCATCGCAGTCGTCTATTTCGCCTTTGGTTATTATATGAAAAACATTTGGATGAAAGTATCCAGAGGCTGGCTGCTGGCTGGATTAATTGCAAGTATCACAGCGGTTTTACTTGATAGGAGTCATGTGATTGACTATCATCTGAGCATGAAGTTTTTGCGTTATGACCACTTTATTTTGGATTTGATCATTCCGCTTTCATTCACACTTGTAATAGTCGGGATTTTCCAGCTCGTCGCCTCTAATTTGTCTTTAACATGGCTGCAAAATATCGAGAAGCATTCGTTAACGATTATGTATTTGCACATCTTTACAGATAAATTGTTAAACGATTATATTACGTATGGCATTCTTGGGTACACAGCATTTGGAATTACTGTGCCAATTGCACTTTCAGTCATTATACAAAATTTTATACCGCACGGAAAAGTGCTCCTTGGCGGATTTTCACAAAAAAGGATGACTGCGAATCGCGCAATAACTGAGTAA